One window from the genome of Bradyrhizobium xenonodulans encodes:
- a CDS encoding glutathione S-transferase family protein: MPEQKLTIWGRANSVNVQKVLWCLTELGLSYERIDAGMAFGKTREADYLAMNPNARIPTLVEGDFVLWESNSIMRYLCLAHGRGTPIYPEAPKLRTSVDRWLDWTLSMVQPVDRPVFWGIVRTAPAERDMIQVQKDADAAAEVWAIADRLLSSRPFMDGDAFTLADIAIGAYARRWLGVEGITRPAQPHLTRWLADLGKRPGFAQFVAPPMS; this comes from the coding sequence ATGCCGGAGCAAAAGCTGACGATCTGGGGCCGTGCCAATTCGGTCAACGTGCAGAAGGTGCTGTGGTGCCTCACCGAACTTGGCCTCTCCTATGAGCGCATCGATGCCGGCATGGCGTTCGGCAAGACCCGCGAGGCCGACTATCTCGCGATGAATCCCAATGCGCGGATCCCGACGCTGGTCGAGGGCGACTTCGTGCTGTGGGAATCCAATTCGATCATGCGCTATCTCTGCCTCGCGCATGGACGCGGCACGCCGATCTATCCGGAGGCGCCAAAGCTGCGCACCAGCGTCGACCGCTGGCTCGACTGGACGCTGTCGATGGTGCAGCCGGTCGACCGTCCCGTGTTCTGGGGCATCGTGCGCACGGCGCCGGCCGAGCGCGACATGATCCAGGTGCAGAAGGATGCGGACGCGGCCGCCGAGGTCTGGGCCATCGCCGACCGCCTGCTCTCATCGCGCCCGTTCATGGACGGCGATGCGTTCACGCTCGCCGACATCGCGATCGGCGCCTATGCGCGGCGCTGGCTCGGCGTCGAGGGCATCACCCGCCCGGCCCAGCCGCACCTGACGCGCTGGCTCGCCGATCTGGGCAAACGCCCCGGTTTTGCGCAGTTTGTCGCACCGCCAATGTCGTGA
- a CDS encoding AAA family ATPase yields MISITDHHDINFLPYVINASKVNGSVYVYPGIEVTCSDKTQCLAIFDPDSDPTVWTRLIHQLPEIEMAPANDAKIAQTEVANITIETLFERVANDTVLRDHCILLPHFSDGDAHKHLNVEGHQLRFCNINCDGVYIEKQYSDLLPETRRKAFGEIEEWGKRRRAFIATGDNRKANWERLGFHDCWIKLGEASIEGIRQALLADEARIAYATPSAPIDKIVELKVMSSLTGQNEFSVSFNEGFNAIIGGRGAGKSALLEYLRFGLGRTESDLPSLDGETLHDREARLINETLVDGYVEVVIDRGGVQETWHRNLLDRDTITIADASGTLTAETIADAQRRFRARAFYQKGLSTTMSREAAAAEQITGIAAAEQLDQRREIDGSIDAIKRQIGATMRDLAALWQIQLERRRGAASISDLKRRIAAVSERLRKEGVQQATLDILANKPVFDRGKSYQGEVRSAIDSDRERFDKLKTSILNVRLSRFEGVDDFSELKALNDAMDKARTATAGHIDSALAELEQLEEAYKIAASAFEIRSESFAQQHSAALQAQTSSKQLLDDSKKLAGELSALEQTDIELTKRESLAVAGIRSPKACWPLSAG; encoded by the coding sequence TTGATTTCCATCACAGATCACCATGACATCAACTTCCTTCCCTATGTCATCAATGCATCAAAAGTGAATGGGTCCGTTTACGTTTACCCTGGCATCGAAGTGACTTGTAGCGACAAGACCCAATGCTTGGCGATTTTCGATCCCGATTCCGATCCAACTGTGTGGACGCGGTTAATCCATCAACTGCCTGAAATCGAGATGGCGCCAGCCAACGACGCAAAGATCGCTCAGACGGAGGTTGCCAACATCACGATCGAGACGCTGTTTGAGCGTGTTGCCAACGATACCGTCCTGCGTGACCACTGCATCTTGTTGCCGCATTTCAGCGATGGCGACGCTCATAAGCATCTGAATGTTGAAGGCCACCAACTCCGGTTCTGCAACATAAATTGCGACGGTGTTTATATCGAGAAACAATATTCAGACTTGCTCCCTGAAACAAGGCGGAAAGCCTTCGGTGAAATTGAAGAGTGGGGCAAGCGCCGACGGGCATTCATCGCGACTGGCGATAATCGCAAGGCGAATTGGGAGCGGCTCGGCTTTCATGATTGCTGGATCAAGTTAGGAGAGGCTTCAATAGAGGGAATAAGGCAGGCCTTGCTAGCGGACGAAGCTCGCATTGCATATGCCACCCCAAGCGCCCCAATCGACAAGATTGTAGAACTCAAAGTGATGTCGTCCCTCACGGGCCAGAATGAATTCTCGGTGTCTTTCAATGAAGGCTTCAACGCCATTATCGGGGGACGCGGAGCAGGAAAAAGCGCCCTCCTCGAATACCTTCGCTTTGGGCTCGGTCGGACCGAGAGTGACTTGCCTTCGCTGGATGGAGAAACTCTTCACGACCGCGAAGCGCGCTTGATCAACGAGACGCTTGTTGATGGATATGTGGAAGTGGTGATCGATCGCGGTGGCGTTCAGGAGACATGGCATCGAAATCTATTGGACCGCGACACTATAACAATCGCAGATGCTTCCGGGACACTAACGGCTGAGACCATCGCGGACGCTCAAAGGAGATTCCGAGCTCGTGCATTCTACCAAAAAGGCCTTTCGACGACTATGAGCCGTGAAGCTGCAGCGGCCGAGCAAATCACGGGGATTGCAGCAGCGGAGCAACTGGATCAACGCCGCGAAATCGATGGCTCTATAGACGCCATCAAGAGGCAGATCGGCGCAACGATGCGGGACCTCGCCGCGCTATGGCAGATCCAGCTGGAACGCCGGCGGGGGGCGGCCAGCATCTCTGACTTAAAGCGTCGGATTGCTGCTGTCTCCGAACGACTGAGGAAAGAAGGTGTTCAACAAGCCACGCTCGATATCCTGGCCAACAAACCTGTATTTGACCGTGGCAAAAGCTATCAAGGTGAAGTTCGGTCGGCCATAGATTCGGACCGCGAAAGATTCGATAAGCTGAAAACCTCGATACTCAATGTCCGTCTATCTCGATTTGAAGGCGTCGACGATTTCTCCGAGCTGAAGGCTTTGAATGATGCGATGGACAAGGCTCGGACTGCGACTGCCGGGCACATCGACTCCGCATTAGCCGAACTTGAGCAACTTGAAGAAGCCTATAAGATTGCAGCGTCCGCGTTTGAAATTCGAAGCGAGAGCTTTGCTCAGCAGCACTCGGCGGCCCTTCAGGCCCAAACATCCAGCAAGCAGTTATTGGACGATTCGAAAAAATTGGCGGGAGAGCTGAGCGCGCTCGAGCAGACAGATATCGAATTGACCAAAAGGGAATCGCTCGCAGTCGCTGGGATTAGATCGCCTAAAGCATGCTGGCCGCTAAGCGCCGGTTAG
- a CDS encoding DUF2934 domain-containing protein, with translation MASLSEEDIRDRAYHLWREAGEPAGRMDTYWYQAEKELLAERTEPGEVPPGMTDNLPV, from the coding sequence ATGGCGAGCCTGAGCGAGGAAGACATTCGAGACCGCGCCTATCATCTCTGGCGTGAGGCCGGCGAGCCCGCAGGGCGGATGGACACTTACTGGTACCAGGCCGAAAAGGAGCTGCTCGCCGAGCGGACCGAGCCGGGCGAGGTGCCGCCTGGCATGACGGATAATTTGCCGGTCTGA
- a CDS encoding HU family DNA-binding protein, with protein sequence MAKMTKTQLIDAIAEGTQLSKNDVKQVIEYMATVGYKELNESGEFVIPGFVKMSVVNKPATEARMGVNPFTKEPMQFAAKPASKSVKASPLKVAKDSV encoded by the coding sequence ATGGCGAAGATGACGAAAACCCAATTGATCGATGCAATTGCCGAGGGCACGCAGCTCTCCAAGAACGACGTGAAGCAGGTGATCGAGTACATGGCCACGGTCGGCTACAAGGAGCTCAACGAGTCCGGCGAGTTCGTCATTCCCGGCTTCGTGAAGATGTCGGTGGTGAACAAGCCCGCGACCGAAGCCCGCATGGGCGTCAATCCCTTCACCAAGGAGCCGATGCAGTTTGCGGCCAAGCCCGCCAGCAAGTCGGTGAAGGCCTCGCCCCTGAAGGTGGCCAAGGACTCCGTCTAA
- a CDS encoding VOC family protein: MRYLHTMLRVRNLDVALKFYQDALGLKEVRRIENDKGRFTLVFLCSADDLDALTDQPKTRGAPLVELTYNWDEETYGEDRFFGHLAYEVDDIYATCEKLMKAGVTINRPPRDGNMAFVRSPDLHSIELLQKGEPKAPQEPWSSMPNTGHW, encoded by the coding sequence ATGCGATACCTCCACACCATGCTGCGCGTGCGCAATCTCGATGTCGCGCTGAAGTTTTACCAGGATGCGCTTGGCTTGAAGGAGGTGCGGCGGATCGAGAACGACAAGGGGCGGTTCACGCTCGTCTTCCTGTGCTCGGCGGACGATCTCGACGCGCTCACGGATCAGCCCAAGACGCGCGGCGCGCCGCTGGTCGAGCTCACTTACAATTGGGACGAGGAGACCTATGGCGAGGACCGCTTCTTCGGCCATCTCGCCTATGAGGTCGACGACATCTACGCCACTTGCGAGAAGCTGATGAAGGCCGGCGTCACCATCAACCGTCCCCCGCGCGACGGCAACATGGCCTTCGTCCGCTCGCCGGATCTGCACTCGATCGAGCTCTTGCAGAAGGGCGAGCCGAAGGCGCCGCAGGAGCCGTGGTCGTCGATGCCCAACACCGGCCATTGGTAA